The sequence below is a genomic window from Nocardia fluminea.
AGCCTTACAAGAACGCGATCAACGCAGAACATGAGTAGCTCGCCGGCCCGGCTCTGCGCGTACTCGGGTCGAGCGTAGATACTGGTCAGCTCGCGTTGGGCAAATCTATCAGTCGCGTTGCGAGCCGAGGCTGATGCCGCGGGTAGCCAGCCACGGGAGTGGGTCGATCTTGTCGGTGCCGTTCTGCCAGACCTCGAAGTGCACATGCGGGCCGGTAGAGAAGCCACGGTTACCGATCGTTGCGATTTGGTCACCTGCCATCACACGCTGGCCCTGTGTGACTGTAGTGGTGTCGATGTGGCCGTAGATGGTGACGGTGCCGTCGTCGTGCAGGACACGGACCCACAGGCCGAAACCGGAAGCCGGACCCGCTTCGAGGATCGTGCCGTCGGCGACCGAGTAGATCGGGGTGCCGATCGGGCCCGCGATGTCGACGCCGAGATGCTGGACACCCCAGCGGGCGCCGAAGCCGGAGGTGAAGTTGCCCGTGGTGAACTTGGTGAACAAGGGACGCAGCTTGGCGGATTCCTGGGCGGCGAGGTCTTCGGCGAACTTGGCGCCCTTGGCGAGGATGTCGTCGAAGTGGCTCTTGTCGGCGATGGCGGTGGCATCGAGCACCTGGGGTGCCGCGCCGGTGCCGGGGTCGCCGATGTCGGCCGTGCTCATGGACTGGGCGGCGATCTCGTGGACCTGGCCCGCTGCCTCGTAGTCGATGCCTTGCGCGGGCTGACCTGGATCCGCCATGGCCGCCTGACCGGCGGCGACCACCGCACCGGCGGCGACGGCGATGACCGCGGCGCGGCCCTTCAGCGCGGCGGGCGGTGCGGGGACGCGATGTGCGCCGCCACGACGATCGGCGCGGCGTGGCGCGGGGGTTTCCTCGGGGACGTTCTCTTCGGCCACGGGCGCCCAGTCGGTGCCGTACGTGCCGGTGTCATAGGACTCGTCCGCGGTCCATTCGTCCGCGGCGGGAGTCCATGCCGCGTTGTCGTTCCAGGTGTTCTGGTCGCGCCACGCGTCGTCGGTCTGGGGCCACGCGGCGGCGGGGGCTCGGCGGGTCTGCGGGTGCGACGTGTATTCGTCGGCATACCGGTAACGGTGGCCGGAGCTGGTGCGATTTTCGACTGGAAGGGTGGAGCGGTGGTTCATCGGCCGTGCCGATTCGCCGGCTGTTCCAAGCTAGTACTGAAGTACCTCAAGCTTGTCGTCCTCCTCAGTCCTGACTTGCCAGTCGTGACCTGGTTGTCGTGACCTGGTTGTGACTTCGACCGCATTGACGGTAACGAAGCGATTGCAGAGTGGCAAGCGCTGGTCGAAAACCTACACCTGTGTGTGACATTCGTCACCGTAACGCAACGGAATATCTCACCGTTTTCCGGCATCCCGGGTGAGGTCTGTCGACGACATAACGTAGTAGATGCCGGGGGGTTCCGGCTTTAGGCGGCCCGACCTGCCAAGGCGCCGCGAAACGTCCGAAAACTACTCGCCAGTAGCCTTGGCCAGCGGTTTTCCGGGGCTCCCGTTAGGGGTCGTGACCTGCGCCACTTACTATGAACGTGGTCGTTTACCCCTCCCCGTGACTAGCTACAGTCCGATCCGACCCGCTACCGACGTCGGGCCGCCAACAAAGACGTTGTCATAGCAACGCAGACGAGACGGTGAGTACATGGATCTCTTCGAATATCAGGCGAAGGAGCTCTTCGTTAAGCACGGAGTGCCTTCGTCCGAGGGTCGTGTTTGCGACACGGCTGAAGAAGCACGCGCCATTGCCGAGGAAATCGGCAAGCCCGTGATGGTCAAGGCGCAGGTCAAGGTGGGCGGCCGCGGCAAGGCTGGCGGCGTCAAATACGCGGCCACCCCGGAAGACGCGTTCACGCACGCGCAGAACATTCTCGGCCTGGACATCAAGGGCCACATCGTCAAGAAGCTCCTGGTCGCCGAGGCCAAGGACATCGCGGAGGAGTACTACATCTCCTTCCTGCTCGACCGCTCCAACCGCACCTACCTGGCCATGTGTTCGGTCGAGGGCGGCATGGAGATCGAAGAGGTCGCCGAGAAGACTCCCGAGCGCCTGGCCAAGATCGCCGTCGACGCCGTCAAGGGTGTCGACCTGGCCTTCGCCCGTGAGATCGCGGAGAAGGGCCACCTGCCCGCCGACGTGCTCGACGCCGCGGCCGTGACCATCCAGAAGCTGTGGGAGGTCTTCGTCAACGAGGACACCACCCTGGTCGAGGTCAACCCGCTGGTGCGCACCCCCAACGACGAGATCCTCGCCCTCGACGGCAAGGTCACCCTGGACGAGAACGCCGAGTACCGGCATTCCGACCACCTCGAGTTCGCCGACGTCGACGCGACCGACCCGCTCGAGCTCAAGGCCAAGGAGAACGACCTCAACTACGTCAAGCTCGACGGTGAGGTCGGCATCATCGGCAACGGCGCCGGTCTGGTCATGTCGACGCTGGACGTCGTCGCGTACGCCGGTGAGAACCACGGCGGCGTGAAGCCGGCCAACTTCCTCGACATCGGCGGCGGCGCCTCGGCTTCCGTGATGGCCGCGGGCCTGGACGTCATCCTGGGTGACGCGCAGGTCAAGAGCGTGTTCGTCAATGTCTTCGGTGGCATCACCGCCTGTGACGCGGTCGCCAACGGCATCGTGGGCGCCCTCGAGGTGCTCGGTGACGCGGCCACCAAGCCGCTGGTCGTTCGTCTGGACGGCAACAACGTCGTAGAGGGTCGCCGCATCCTCGCCGAGGCCAACCACCCGCTGGTGACGCTGGCCCAGACCATGGACGAGGGCGCCGACAAGGCCGCCGAACTCGCCTTCAGCGCCAAGTAAGGAACAGCGAACATGTCCATCTTCCTGAACAAGGACAACAAGGTCATCGTCCAGGGCATCACCGGCGGCGAGGGCACCAAGCACACCGCGCTGATGCTGAAGGCGGGCACCAACGTCGTCGGCGGCGTGAACGCGCGCAAGGCCGGGACCACGGTCAAGCACACCGACAAAGACGGCAACGAGATCGAGCTGCCCGTGTTCGCCTCCGTCGCCGAGGCGATCGAGAAGACCGGCGCCGACACCTCCATCGCGTTCGTGCCGCCCGCGTTCTCCAAGGACGCCATCATCGAGGCCATCGACGCGGAGATCCCGCTGCTCGTGGTCATCACCGAGGGCATCCCGGTGCAGGACTCCGCCTACGCGTGGGCCTACAACGTGGAGAAGGGCGAGAAGACCCGCATCATCGGCCCGAACTGCCCCGGCATCATCACCCCCGGCGAGGCGCTGGTCGGCATCACCCCGAACAACATCACCGGCAAGGGCCCGATCGGCCTGGTGTCGAAGTCGGGCACCCTGACCTACCAGATGATGTACGAGCTGCGCGATTTCGGTTTCTCGACCGCGATCGGCATCGGCGGCGACCCGGTCATCGGCACCACCCACATCGACGCCATCGAGGCGTTCGAGAAGGACCCCGAGACCAAGATCATCGTCATGATCGGTGAGATCGGTGGTGACGCCGAAGAGCGTGCCGCGGCTTACATCAAGGCCAACGTCACCAAGCCGGTCGTCGGCTATGTCGCCGGTTTCACCGCGCCCGAGGGCAAGACCATGGGCCACGCGGGCGCCATCGTCTCCAGTGGTGGCGGCACCGCGCAGGCCAAGCAGGAAGCGCTCGAGGCCGCAGGCGTGAAGGTCGGCAAGACGCCGTCCGCCACCGCCGCGCTCGCTCGCGAGATCCTGGAGAAGGCGTCTATCGCTTCTGCCTGACCCGGTCAGGGCCCGGAGGCGGTAGCTTGCGTCACCACGCAGGGCCCCCGGGACAGGCGAATTGAACACTGCGTGATCTGAAATCTCACACTGTCGAAGGCCGCCTTCAGGTTTAACCTGGGCGGCCTTCGTCGATTCATCCACAGGCGGTGGTTTATCCACAGCCTGCATCGGTAGGTGATGACCGGGGGCGTGGCGTGCAGTAGCGTCAGGTATCGGATCAGGCACCAGTCAGTTCGACGCGACCGATGCGCACGACTCGACAAGGAGACGACGAGACATGTCATACCCGACCGGGGGCTCCGGGTACAACACACCCGCGACGCCCGCCGCGCCTCAGGGCCCGAGTACCGGAGCCGCCGCGGCTGCGCCATCGACCGGGTCGGAAGGCAAAGGACTGCCGTTCATTCTGACCGCTGCCGCCGCCGGACTCGGCGTCGTCACCTTCTTGCTCGGCTTCGCGCCGTATGTCGGTTTCACCGCGCTGCGTGAGACCACCACCGGCAGCATGTTCGAGTCGTCCAACGGCGCGCTCGCGGTTCTCGTCCTGGCCGCCGCGTTGCTGGCCGGGCTCTCGTTGCTGCCGAAGCAGAACGTTCTCGGTGTCGCCGCGGCACTCGCCGTCGCCTCGTTCCTCGGCGTCGTGGTGTCGCTGATCAGCGTGGGCGAGGGCACGGAGCTGCAGTGGGGTGCGTTCGCCGTCGCCGCGTTCTCGTTCATCGTCGCCGTGCTACTGGTCCTGGCGTTCCTGTTCGGGCTCGGCATCATCAAGGTGCCCGCGCCGAAACCGGCTCAGCCGCAACAGCAGCCGGGTCAGTACGGCCAGTACGGTCAGCAGGGTTACGGCCAGCAGGGCTACGGCCAGAACACCGGCCAGCAGTCCTACGGGCAGCCCGGCTACGGCCAGGCCCAGACCGGTGGTCAGTACCCCACGCAGTCGCCGTCGCCGTACGGCCAGCAGAGTCAGCCGTCGGTGCCGCAGGCGCAGCAGCCGTCCTACGGCCAGCCGGGTCAGCAGGCCTACGGGCAGCCGGCCCAGCAGTCGCCGTACGGACAGCAGTACGGTGCCCCGCAGCAGCAGCCCTCGCCGTACGGCGCGGCGCCGCAGCAGCAGCCGCGTCCCGACGAGAGTGCCACGCAGACCTTCGGTGGGCAGCAGCAGGGCCAGCCGTTCGGTGCGCCGAACTACGGTGGCGCGCAGCCGTCGTCGCCGGGTCAGCCGCAGCCGTTCGGTGGCGAGCAGACCGCCGATCCCGCGGCCGACGCGACCACCGCGTTCCGTCCGAACGACGACAACAAGTAGAACCGACGGCTGCCGCACGGTGGTCCAGGTCCGATCGCGAGCCCACAGGTCCGCCTGTGGGCTCGCGGCGCGCCTGACCCGCGGCCGCCGGGGAAGCTGCCACGCTGAATTGTCATGAGCTCCCGTAACGCCCTCGTGCGCCGGACCTCCGGGTCGCGCGGCACCGGGGAGACAGTCGCCGCATCACCGCCCGGGCACGATCCCGGCTGGTGGTCGCTCTCGCCCGAACGCGCGCGAACCCTGCTGCTGGTCGCGGCGAGGCCGACGATCACCGCCTTGGCGGCGACAGTGCTGCTCGTCCTCGTGGTCATGCTCACCACCGGTACCGATCTCACCAGCGCGCCCGCCGCGGTCGCCGCGACGTGGCTCGCGGCCCACCAGGTTCCGCTCACGGTCGGCAGGACGACACTCGGTCTGCTCCCGCTGGTGCCGACGGCCGTGCTGGTCTGGCTGGCCGCCCGCGAATGCGCGCGTGCGGTCCCGAACCGCCCGACCCCCGTCGAGCTGGGTTGGCTGACCGGTGCGGTGCTGGCCGGACCGCTGCTGATGACGGCCGTCTGCCTCGCCGTCACCGGTGATGCCGCGGGCGTCACTCCGCTCGAATCCTCGGGTCCGATCGCGGCGTTCGGCTGGGTGCTGGTGCTGTATCTGGTCGCGGCCGCCGCCGGGATCGGCAGCCGGGCGTGGAGTTCGCTGTGCGCGCTGGTGCCGATCGAGATCCCCGAATGGGCGGTCCTGGGCGCCCGCGCCGCGCGCCGCACTGTGCTGCGCATGCTCGGCTGCGCCGCGCTGGCCACCGCGATCTCCTTCTTCGTGCACCTGTCCCGGCTCGACGGTGCCTATCGGCAGGCCCACAACGTCACCGACGTGCTGGGCACGACCCTGCTCTCCCTGCTGTATCTGCCGAACGTGGTGATCGGCGCGGCCGGAATCCTCAGCGGTGCCGCGGTGCTGTTCGGGGCGGGGTCGGTCGGGCTGTTCGGGGTGACCGGCGGCCACATGCCGGTGCTGCCCGCGCTGATTCCCGTGCCGGAGGGGCCCGCGTCCCCGTGGTGGGCGGCGCTGCTGCTGGTTCCGCTCGCCGTCGGTGTGCTCGGCGGGATCGAACTCGGCCGCACCAGCGACGATCGGCCCGGCGCGCCGTGGGCGACCCTCACCTGCGCCGGGCTGTCCACGCTGACGTTCCTGGCGCTCGCGATCCTCGGCAGCGGTCAGCTCGGTGCCGTGGGGTGGGTCGGCGTCGACCTGCTGATGCTGGTCGTGCTGATGGTCACCTGGTTCGGGTTCGGCGGCTTCGTCGGCATGGTGTTCGCCCGCCGCTTCCTGACGCCGGCCGCGCTCACCGAGCCGGCCGAGGAGTACGACGACTACGACGACACAGACGACTACGAGGACGACGACTACTACGACGACGAGGACGACTACGACGACGAGGACGTCGACGACGAGGACGACGAGCCCACCGAGTACTCCGATGCCGTCGAATACGACGATCCCGCAGTCGAAGTCGACGCCGAACTGGTCGAGGACTTCGACGACGACCTCGAAGTGAGCATCGCCGCGCCGGGCTCGACCGACGAGCCCGCCGACGACATCGTCGACGTCGAGGTCGTCGAGTCGGACCTGCCGGACGAGGACAAGACCCCCGGTCGCTAAGCTCGACCCGGCGCCTATCGCCATCGCCGCCGCCCGATCACACGCAGGAGTAGAGCGCTGACGTCCTCGTTTGCCCCGTGGAAGCCCGCCAGAACACCGGCCACCGTCGTCGTGCTGGCCTCGGGCACCGGCTCGCTGCTCAACGCCCTGCTGGCCGCCGCACGCGAGCCCGGCTACCCGGCACGGATCGTCGCCGTCGGTGTCGACCGGGACTGCCCGGCCACCGCGCACGCCGACGCCGCGGGGGTGCCGCACTTCAAAGTGGGCCTCAAAGATTTTTCCGATCGGGAAGCCTGGAACGTCGCCCTCACCGAGGCCGTCGACGAGCACGAGCCCGATCTGGTGGTCCTCGCGGGTTTCATGAAGATCCTCGGCCCCGCGTTCATGGAACGTTTCGGTGGCCGGCTCATCAACACCCACCCCGCGCTGCTGCCGTCGTTCCCCGGCGCGCACGGGGTGCGTGACGCGCTCGCCTACGGCGTCAAGGTCACCGGCTGCACCGTGCACCTGGTCGACGCGGGCGTCGACACCGGCCCGGTCCTCGCGCAGGAAGCGGTCGCCGTGATGCCCGGCGACGACGAGGACACGCTGCAGGAGCGCATCAAGGTTGTCGAGCGACGGTTACTGGCGGAGGTCATCGCCGCCGTCGCGACCCGAGGCATTGTCTCCGACGGACGAAAGGCAGAAATACCAGTGAGCGAGCACGCCGGTGAGTGAACGTAAGGCGATCCAGAGGGCGCTGGTGAGCGTCTACGACAAGTCCGGGCTCATCGAGCTCGCCACCGGGCTGCACGCGGCCGGTGTGGAGCTGGTGTCGACCGGGTCGACCGCGGGCAAGATCGCCGAGGCCGGGATTCCGGTCACCAGGGTCGAGGATCTGACCGGGTTCCCGGAGACCCTCGACGGCCGGGTCAAGACGCTGCATCCGCGCGTGCACGCGGGCATCCTGGCCGACACCCGGCGCGCCGAGCACGTCGACCAGCTCGTGGAGCTGGGTGTCGAGGCGTTCCAGCTGGTGGTGGTGAACCTGTACCCGTTCACCCAGACCGTGGCCAGTGGCGCCAGCGTCGACGAGTGTGTCGAGCAGATCGATATCGGCGGGCCGTCGATGGTGCGGGCCGCGGCGAAGAACCACCCGTCGGTGGGCGTGGTCGTCGACGTCACCGACTACGACGACGTGCTCGCCGCGGTGAAGTCCGGCGGGTTCACCCTCGCCGAGCGGACCGCGCTGGCCGCCAAGGCCTTCCAGCACACCGCGAGCTACGACGTGGCCGTCGCGAGCTGGATGGGTTCGGTGGCCGTGCCCGCCGTCGCCGAGGAGACCGAGCAGTTCCCCGGCTGGGTCGCCGGTTCGTGGGAACGCGCCGCGGTGCTGCGCTACGGCGAGAACCCGCACCAGGCCGCCGCGCTGTACACCAGCAACGACGGCACGGTCGGGATCGCGCAGGCGAAGCAGTTGCACGGCAAGGAGATGTCGTACAACAACTACACCGACGGTGACGCCGCCTGGCGGGCCGCGTTCGACTTCGACGAGCCCGCTGTCGCGGTGATCAAGCACGCCAACCCGTGTGGCATCGCCGTGGCGGGCGATATCGCCGAGGCGCACCGCAAGGCGCACGCCACCGACCCGGTCAGCGCCTACGGCGGCGTGATCGCGGCCAACCGTGAGGTGAGCGTCGAGATGGCCGAGCAGGTCGCCGAGATCTTCACCGAGGTGATCATCGCTCCCGGGTACGCGCCCGGCGCGGTGGAAGTGTTGCAGCGCAAGAAGAATGTGCGCGTGCTGGTGGCCGAGGCGCCGCAGCGTAAGGGTGTGGAGCTGCGCCCGATCAGCGGCGGCGCGCTGTTGCAGGACCGCGACGTCCTCGACGCCGACGGCGACGATCCGGTCAACTGGACCCTCGCCGCGGGCGATCCGGCCGATGTCACCACGCTGGCCGACCTCGAATTCGCCTGGCGCGCATGCCGTTCGGTGAAGTCGAACGCGATCCTGCTCGCCGAGGACGGCGCCGCGGTCGGTGTCGGCATGGGACAGGTCAACCGGGTCGACTCCTGCAAGCTCGCCGTGGAGCGCGCGGGTGAGCGTGCCAAGGGCTCCGTCGCCGCCTCCGACGCCTTCTTCCCGTTCTCGGACGGGCCGGAGATCCTGGTGGCCGCGGGCGTTCGCGCGATCGTGCAGCCGGGCGGTTCGATCCGCGACAAGGACACCATCGAGCTCTGCAAGGAAGCCGGCGTCACCCTGTACCTGACGGGTGCCCGCCACTTCGCGCACTGAGCCCGTACCCGAACCGGGTGCCGCACCGAATCCTCGGTGCGGCACCCGTTTTCGTTATCCGGCGTCGAGCACCTGGCGGCTCCCCAGCGGGGAGCTCAACGGAATGTCCAGCGTGCCGAGGACCGCGTTCATGGTGCACATCTTGTTCACGGAGTCCGCTCGGGTACCGGATCGCAGCGCGACGGTGACGGTCTCGGCGGTTTCGGTGACGGTCGCGTCCACGGCGTAGCACTCGGGGTTGCCGGTCTGGAAATTGACACCGATCTTGTTGTCGCTCAGCCGGTTCCATGACGTGAACGGGATCGGGTGCGGGTTGACCAGGGTGGGGTCCGCGGTGAAGGGCTGGCCGATGCCTGGGTTCGGGTCCTCGGGGCGAGAATCGGTGTTCGACGTATCCGGTTGGGGTGCGGGGTTTTCCGAGGATCCGCAGGCGGTGAGGGGTGCGATCAGCACGGCCACGGCTGCCGCGGCGGCGGTGTAGCGCGACATCGTTCTCATACCGTCAACCCTAGACCGCACGGCTCGGCCGTGAACTTTCCGCGAACCCTGCGCATAACCCCTCCATTCGCCCGGCGCGGCGACTACATTCGGCTGCGATGCGGCACTGCGGCAATCGGCCGGCATCGTCTGTTCAGCTCTGTATTGGCGATCTTCGAAAGGAACAACGTGGCCGACACGCTGCGCGTAGGCGAAGAACTGGGACTGGGGCAGTCCCTCACCGGCGGTGCCTACACCCTGACTCTGCAGCCGGATGGCAACCTGGTGCTCACCGAGCCCGACGGCAACGTCGTCTGGGCCGCTATGACGCACGGGCAGGACGCGCAGCGCGCGGCCCTGCAGCACGACGGCGACTTCGTCGTCTACAGCGGTGGCGGCGCGCGTATCTGGGCGACCGACACCAGCGGCAAGAATGTCGAGAAGCTGGTCGTGCAGCCCGACCGCAACGTGGTGCTCTACGGCACCGACGGCTCGGTCACGTGGGCCACCGCCACCAACACCGACAACCCGCTGCCCGCACCGGAGCCGGTCGCGGCCGCGCCGGTCGCCGAAGAGGTCCCGCCGCCGCCTGCCGCGCAGACCTACACGGTCGAGTCGGGCGACACCCTGTGGGCCATCTCGGAGCGCTTCTACGGTGACGGCAACCGCTACCACGAGATCGCCGCGGCCTCCGGTATCGACAACCCGGACCTGATCAACGCCGGTCAGGTGCTGACCATCCCGTAAGACACCAAACGAAAGTGGCCCCGAGGCAACAGCTTCGGGGCCATTCTCGCGTTCACGGCGCTACTTGGTGGTGGTGAACGGCAGCAACGCCATCTCGCGGGCGTTCTTCACCGCGACGGCCACCTGACGCTGCTGGCGCGGAGTCAGGCCGGTGACGCGGCGGCTGCGGATCTTGCCGCGATCGGAGATGAACGTCCGCAGCAGGTTGACGTCTTTGTAGTCGACGTACTCGATGCCCGCGGCGGTCAGCGGATTCTTCTTCGGCTTACGCCCCAGGTCGGCGCGTGCCTTCTTGGACGGTGCTCGCTTCACTGCCATGGGATATCCCTTCTCACGAATCAGTTTGGGAAGTATCTACCAGCTCGATTTGTGGACCCCGGGAAGCTCACCCCGGTGAGCCATCTCGCGCACACGGATACGGGAGAGGCCGAACTTGCGGAGATAGCCGCGTGGGCGGCCGTCAGCAGCGTCCCGATTGCGCAATCGTACCGGACTGGCATCGCGTGGCTGGTTGCGCAGTTCGGCCTGGGCCGCGGCGCGTTCGGCGTCGCCGGTACTCGGCTTGCGGATGATCTCCTTGAGCTCGGCGCGCCGGGCCGCGAATCGTTCGACGATCTCGCGACGCTGCTCGTTGCGGGCGATCTTGGATTTCTTCGCCATCAGCGCTCCTCGCGGAAGTCGACGTGGCGGCGCACGACGGGGTCGTACTTGCGCAGGATCAGCCGGTCGGGGTCGTTGCGGCGGTTCTTGCGGGTGACGTAGGTGTAGCCGGTGTCGGCTGTGGACTTCAGCTTCACGATCGGGCGGATTTCGGTCGCTTTCGAGGCCATGTTCAGCTCCTAGATCTTGTCCCCGCGAGCGCGGATGCGGGCCACCACGGCCTCGATCCCGTCGCGGTCGATGGTCTTGATGCCCTTGGTGGAGACCGTCAGCGTGATGCGGCGGCCCTCGCTGGGCAGGTAGTAGGTCTTGTGCTGGATGTTGGCGTTCCAGCGGCGGTTGGTGCGCCGGTGCGAGTGGGAGACGGCTTTTCCGAAGCCGGGCTTGCGCCCGGTGACCTGGCAGTGGGCCGACATGCGACCTCCTTCCATGGTTATGACAACCATTTTCGACAACGATTATTCCGCACTGTACAGTCGGCTCGAAGTAAATGAAAATCATTGTCGAAAGGGGTATCGGGTGCTGGACCAGTCAGACCGGAGAACGCCCGTGGTGCTGCTGGCCGGCTTCTCCGGACCCGCCATGGGCGGCGTGGAGCACATCGCGGCGACGCTGAGCGAGGACGCGGGCACTGTCGTGGTGCACCACGACCTCGCCGAACTGCGTGAAGGTGTGGTCCGGCGCACGGTGCGGACCGCGGGCAACGTGAGCACCACGGTGCTCGAACTGGCGCACGGGTGCGTGTCGTGCACGCTGCGCGCCGACCTGCTGCCGATGCTGTGCACGCTCGCCACCCGCGACCACGTCGAGCGGATCGTGCTCGCGCTGGATCCCGGCATCGAGGCGGAGGCGCTGTGCCAGGCGATCGAGCATGTCGAGGTCAGCGGGGTGGCCGATCGCGTCGACGGGCCCGCGGCCCGCAACGTACGGATCGAAGCCGTGCTGACCTGCCTGGACGGGCAGCAGTGGCTCGCCGACGCCACCGGCGACGAGGTGCTGGCCGATCGCGGGCTGGCCGCGGCCGACGACGAGCGCACGGTCGCCCAGGTGGCCGTCGGCCAGGTCGACTTCGCCGACGCGCTCGTGGTGCTCACCGCGGGGACCGACGCGCTCGACCACGAGCGACTGGCGGCCGTGCTCGCCCGCCTCGCGCCCGCCGCGCCAGTGGCCTGGCTGCCCGAGCTGTCCGGCTTCGACGCCATCGAGATCGGCGCGCTGCTGACCCGCGTGCCCGCGGACTCACGCCGGGGCCGGATCTTCGACGCGCACGCACCGCTGCTGCGCGGACAGCCGCCGCTGAGCACCGACTGCGGCGTCTCGATCGTCGAGTTCGCCGCCCGCAGGCCGTTCCATCCCGAGCGGCTGCACGAGGCGCTCGATGTACTCCTCGACGGCGTGGTCACCGCCCGCGGCCGGATCTGGCTGGCGACCCAGCCCGACCACGTGGTCTGGCTGGAGTCGGCCGGTGGCGGACTGCGGGTCGGCGGCGCCGGTCGCTGGCTGGCCGCGATGAGCGCCGGGGAACAGGCCGACGCCGACCCGGTCCGGCGGGCGATGGCCGCGCTGGGCTGGGACGAGCGGTTCGGCGACCGCGATGTGTCGCTGGTGATCCTGGCCCACGACGCCGACCCCGCCGAGATCCGGCACGCCCTGCACTGGGCGCTGGTCGAGGACGACGAACTGCTGCTCGTCGACCGGGCACCGGACCGAGTCGCGTTGTGGGAGGACCCCTTCGGCGACTGGCACCGAGATCCCTGCGCCGATCCCACCGAGGCGACCGCCTCGGCGAGCGAGCGCACAAACCCGAGAGGAGAAACGGCATGAAACCGGGCATCCACCCCGACTACCACCCCGTCGTGTTCGAGGACGCGAGCACCGGCAAGCAGTTTTTGACCAGGTCGACCGCCACCAGCGACCGCACCATCGAATGGGCCGACGGGAACACCTACCCGCTCATGCTGGTCGACGTGACCTCGGATTCGCACCCGTTCTGGACGGGTACCGCCCGCAACCTCGACACCCAGGGCCGGGTGGAGAAGTTCGAGCGCAAGTACGGAAAGCGCTCGCGCGCAGGCAAGGAAGGCTGAACCATGGCGGTCCCCAAGCGCAGGATGTCGCGCTCCAACACCCGAAGCCGGCGCGCGCAGTGGAAAGCGGTGGTGCCACAACTGGTCCCGGTAACGGTGGGCGGCGTCGAGTACCGAGTGCCGCGCCGCATCGTCAACGCCGTCCGCAAGGGCATGATCGACCCAGCCCGACTCTGAAACTATGACGACGGCCTGCCAGGAATGCCTGGCAGGCCGTCGTCATTCGAGAAGATTCAGCCTTCGTGTTCGGACAGGGCGACCAAAGACGCGGCGAGCTGGAAGAACTTGTTGTTGCCCAGGTCGGCGATAGTCTTGATCTTCAGCGCTTCGAGCAGCTGCTTGTCGTGCGCCTCGGTGAGGCCGGCCA
It includes:
- the rpsN gene encoding 30S ribosomal protein S14, giving the protein MAKKSKIARNEQRREIVERFAARRAELKEIIRKPSTGDAERAAAQAELRNQPRDASPVRLRNRDAADGRPRGYLRKFGLSRIRVREMAHRGELPGVHKSSW
- a CDS encoding type B 50S ribosomal protein L31; amino-acid sequence: MKPGIHPDYHPVVFEDASTGKQFLTRSTATSDRTIEWADGNTYPLMLVDVTSDSHPFWTGTARNLDTQGRVEKFERKYGKRSRAGKEG
- the rpmF gene encoding 50S ribosomal protein L32, with translation MAVPKRRMSRSNTRSRRAQWKAVVPQLVPVTVGGVEYRVPRRIVNAVRKGMIDPARL
- the rpsR gene encoding 30S ribosomal protein S18, whose product is MAVKRAPSKKARADLGRKPKKNPLTAAGIEYVDYKDVNLLRTFISDRGKIRSRRVTGLTPRQQRQVAVAVKNAREMALLPFTTTK
- the rpmB gene encoding 50S ribosomal protein L28, with protein sequence MSAHCQVTGRKPGFGKAVSHSHRRTNRRWNANIQHKTYYLPSEGRRITLTVSTKGIKTIDRDGIEAVVARIRARGDKI
- the rpmG gene encoding 50S ribosomal protein L33, coding for MASKATEIRPIVKLKSTADTGYTYVTRKNRRNDPDRLILRKYDPVVRRHVDFREER
- a CDS encoding LysM peptidoglycan-binding domain-containing protein, yielding MADTLRVGEELGLGQSLTGGAYTLTLQPDGNLVLTEPDGNVVWAAMTHGQDAQRAALQHDGDFVVYSGGGARIWATDTSGKNVEKLVVQPDRNVVLYGTDGSVTWATATNTDNPLPAPEPVAAAPVAEEVPPPPAAQTYTVESGDTLWAISERFYGDGNRYHEIAAASGIDNPDLINAGQVLTIP
- the purH gene encoding bifunctional phosphoribosylaminoimidazolecarboxamide formyltransferase/IMP cyclohydrolase; translation: MSERKAIQRALVSVYDKSGLIELATGLHAAGVELVSTGSTAGKIAEAGIPVTRVEDLTGFPETLDGRVKTLHPRVHAGILADTRRAEHVDQLVELGVEAFQLVVVNLYPFTQTVASGASVDECVEQIDIGGPSMVRAAAKNHPSVGVVVDVTDYDDVLAAVKSGGFTLAERTALAAKAFQHTASYDVAVASWMGSVAVPAVAEETEQFPGWVAGSWERAAVLRYGENPHQAAALYTSNDGTVGIAQAKQLHGKEMSYNNYTDGDAAWRAAFDFDEPAVAVIKHANPCGIAVAGDIAEAHRKAHATDPVSAYGGVIAANREVSVEMAEQVAEIFTEVIIAPGYAPGAVEVLQRKKNVRVLVAEAPQRKGVELRPISGGALLQDRDVLDADGDDPVNWTLAAGDPADVTTLADLEFAWRACRSVKSNAILLAEDGAAVGVGMGQVNRVDSCKLAVERAGERAKGSVAASDAFFPFSDGPEILVAAGVRAIVQPGGSIRDKDTIELCKEAGVTLYLTGARHFAH
- the mrf gene encoding ribosome hibernation factor-recruiting GTPase MRF, with protein sequence MLDQSDRRTPVVLLAGFSGPAMGGVEHIAATLSEDAGTVVVHHDLAELREGVVRRTVRTAGNVSTTVLELAHGCVSCTLRADLLPMLCTLATRDHVERIVLALDPGIEAEALCQAIEHVEVSGVADRVDGPAARNVRIEAVLTCLDGQQWLADATGDEVLADRGLAAADDERTVAQVAVGQVDFADALVVLTAGTDALDHERLAAVLARLAPAAPVAWLPELSGFDAIEIGALLTRVPADSRRGRIFDAHAPLLRGQPPLSTDCGVSIVEFAARRPFHPERLHEALDVLLDGVVTARGRIWLATQPDHVVWLESAGGGLRVGGAGRWLAAMSAGEQADADPVRRAMAALGWDERFGDRDVSLVILAHDADPAEIRHALHWALVEDDELLLVDRAPDRVALWEDPFGDWHRDPCADPTEATASASERTNPRGETA